A stretch of DNA from Campylobacter gracilis:
GCGGCCTCGCGTGGGTAAAGAGCCTGGGCGAGGGCGAAGCGGACGTGCTGGTAAATAGCGGCAAAATTTTGGCGCTCATCAACTCTTTTGCCCAGGGCGTGCGCAGCTACGATACCGAGCTTAATATGGTAAATGAAAGCATAAATCTCTCGACCGTTAAGCAAAAAGAGGGCGTGATCGAGTTTGACTTTTTTGGACGCGCGATGAAGCGCGAAGGGCTCGAAAATCTAGGCTTTGAGACCGCTACGCTGGCTGGCGCGCTTGGTTTTGAGGTCAGAGTAGCCGACCGCTCGGCGAACTGGGCGCCGTGCATCAGCGACTTCGCGCATCTAGTACTTGAGGAACTGCAAAAACAAAAGCCGCAGGCTAAATTTGCCGCCGTGCACGCAGGCCTTGAGTGCGGCGTACTGGTCGCAAAACAGCCCGAGCTGCAAGCCTGCTCCATAGGCCCAAATATCCACTCGCCTCACTCCGTAAACGAGCACTGTGAGATAGCGTCGGTGGAGATGATAGCGGAAGTCGTAAGAAGCATCATTGCTAGACTACAATAAATTTAGCGGCTTGTCTTTTTTCTTTATACGTCGTTGGAAACTCGGTCGGCTTCGGTCACGTATTGCGTATACGCTTCCTCGCCTCCGTCGTTTCCGCCTAGTCTAAAGAAAAAATACTTCGCCATTAAAATTTAACGGCGACTCCTCTTTTGAGCGTCTTTATAGAAATTACGCTTGCGGCGTCGCTACGCTGATTTTGAAATAAATTTTGAAAATTTTAATCTAAGATAGGCTTTATGCCTAGCCTTAATTAAAATTTTCTGCACGACTTTCAAAACGACCTCACGATACTTTGTCTTAGCTTCTTGCATTACAAATTTGATTTTAAAATTTGCAGCGATTTTTATAAAATACAGATCATAATAAACACAGCTACCAAGAATCAAAATTCTAAAATTCCGTCAAATTTAAGCCCGTAAATTTAAGCTCGCATCTGCAGGCCAAAATTTTACGGAAAATTCTTATCCTTGCTGCTGCACAGCTCGTTTAAAAAGCACTCCTTGCAGTTCGGCTTTATCGCTTTACAAGTGTAGCGGCCGAAAAGCACCATGCCTTGATGCAGCTTGCCAAGATCCGTCTTAAAAGCCTCGCTTAGATCGCGCTCCGTAAGCTCGGGCGTCTTTGCACGGCTCAGCCCCAGGCGATGCGCGACGCGAAAGACGTGCGTATCCACCGCCATCACGTTTGCGCCCGCGCCCTCTAAAAGCACGACGTGAGCGGTCTTTTGCCCCACGCCCGCAAGAGATTTTAGCCCCGCTTCATCAAGCGGCACGACGCCGTCAAAGTCGCGAACCACCGCTTGCGCCATTTTGATTAAATTTACCGCTTTGTTGTTGTAGAAATTGCACGAGCTAATTAGCAGCTTTACGCTTGCCAGATTGGCTTTTGCAAGCTCTGCAACGCTAGGAAATTCCGCAAAAAAGCGCGGCGTGATCAAATTTACCCGCTTGTCGGTACACTGCGCGCTAAGCATCACACAGACCAAAAGCTGATAGTTATCTTTAAATTTCAGCTCGCTGCGCTCTTCTGCGAAGTTTTGCAAAATCCTCTTTTTTATCTCTAAAATATCTTTTTTACTTCTCATTTGCATTTCCTCAAGGTGGAATTCTACCCTAAAATTCTAAAGTACAGTTTGATTGTTAACAACTTTGAGTTATAATCGTCATTAAAATTTTTTTAAGGAATTATGATGAAAAAAGTTTTATTTACAGCACTTAGTTTGGCTGCCGCTATCAGCCTTAACGCTACCGTTTACGCTACCGTAAATGGCAAAGACGTAACCGAAAAAGAGCTTGCTCCGCTACTTCAAGGCATAGGCAATGTAGATATTGCCGCTCTTAATGCAGAGCAAAAAAAGGAGCTTATCGATAAAGGCATCGATCTGATGCTGCTAACGGATGAAGCTAAAAAATCTGGCGTTATGGACGAAGACGTTTATAAAAAAGAGCTTGAAATCGTAAAAGATAACTTAGCACTTCGCGTATGGCAGGCTAAAGAAGCCAGCAAAATAAATATCGACGATAAAGAAATAGCCGATTTTTATAACAAAAACAAAGCGCGCTTTACCGAGCCTGCGAGAATCAAAGCGGCTCAGATCGTAGTTAAAACCGAAGCTGAGGCAAACGATATTATTAAGCAGTTAAAAGGGCTTAGCGACAGTGCGCTATTTACTAAATTTGCAGAGCTTGCCAAAGCTAAATCTATCGATCCGCAGGCCAAACAAACTAGCGGCGAGCTAGGCTGGATGCCTAGTGATCAGGTCAAGCCTTTTGCCGATGCGATCTCTAAGATAAAAGATGGTCAAATCACTACTAAAGCGATTAGAAGCAGAGTCGGATATCACGTCGTGTTAAAAGAGGAGTCTCAAGCTAAAAAGCAGTTAAGTCAAAGCGAGGCAAAGCCTTTTATTGAGCGCGTGCTTAGACAGCAAAAAGCGGCAAAAGTAGTCGAGCAAAAAGCGGCAGATCTTCACAAAAACGCTAAAATCGAGTATAAATAATATAGGAGCTAAAAATGGGCGTTTTAGATATAGTAAAACCGGGCGTTTTAAGCGGCGATGACGTAAGTAAGGTCTATGCGTATGCGAAGCAGCAGGGCTTTGCGATCCCTGCGGTAAACGTAGTGGGATCAAATTCCATAAACGCCGTCTTGGAAAGCGCTAAAATCGCAAATTCGCCCGTAATAATTCAGTTTAGCAACGGCGGCGCAGCGTTTTATGCGGGTGCTGCTTGCCCTAATGCCGCAGTTTTGGGCGCTATCGCAGGCGCGCATCAAGTGCATGCTCTGGCGGCTCATTACGGCGTTGCGGTGATTTTACATACCGATCATGCTGCAAGAAAGCTGCTTCCGTGGATCGACGAGCTTATCAAAGCTAATACCACTCATAAAAAAGCTCACGGCGTGCCGCTTTTTAGCTCGCACATGCTCGATCTTAGCGAGGATGATTTGGAGCTAAATTTAGCGACCTGCGAGAAGTATTTGGAAATTTTAAGCGATCTTGGAATTTCGCTTGAGATCGAGCTTGGCGTCACAGGCGGCGAAGAGGATGGCGTCGATAATACCGGTGTCGATAACACGCGGCTTTACACCCAGCCCGCAGATGTCGCACTCGCCTATGAGCGACTTGGCAAAATCAGTGATAGATTCAGCATTGCAGCGAGCTTCGGTAACGTCCACGGCGTGTATAAGCCGGGCAACGTCGTGCTGAGACCTGAAATTTTGAAAAATTCGCAAAAATTCGTGCGCGAGAAATTTAACCTACAATCTGAAAAGCCCGTAAATTTCGTCTTTCATGGCGGCAGCGGCAGCGAGACCTCTGACATCAAAGCGGCCGTTAGCTACGGCGTCGTTAAGATGAATATCGACACTGACACGCAGTGGGCGTTTTGGGACGGCGTGCGCGCTTATGAGGCCAAAAATCGCGGCTATTTGCAAGCTCAAATCGGCAATCCGGAAGGTGAGGATAAACCGAATAAAAAATTCTACGATCCTCGCAAATGGCTGAGAGCAGGCGAGCAGAGTATGGTGGCGCGCTTGCAGGTCGCATTTGACAATCTAAATTGCCTAAATAGGAACTAATATGGATCGCCCAAATAACGAAGTGCTCGATATTACGCTACCTGAGGCGAAGGAGCGCTCGCTAGCGGGCGTTTTTTTTAAGATCGCAGCTCTGCCGATCGCGGTTTTTGTGGTGTTTTTGCTGGGCTATTTGGGGCTTATCGGGCTGAAGGTAGAGACGCACTCGATCCTGATGCTTGCGGTTTTGCTCATTATTGCACTAATTTTAGCTCGTCATAATGCAGAATATGGTTGCTTAAATTTTCAAAATAATATCGATGATTTCAAGCGCGAGCTAAAGAATTACATCGTCGCCAATCTTCTAAGCATTGGTGGTAAGAAAAAATCAGATGCTAGCTTTGATCTTTTTGTGGACGAATACGGCTACTCGCTGCGTAATCAAAACTACGCTTCCGTCGCATCGGCAGTCTTTCCGATGCTTGGAATTTTAGGAACTTTCATCTCGATTGCGATTTCGATGCCGCACTTTTCCTCAAACAACATCGATGGGCTCGAAACCGAGATCGCGCAGCTTCTAGGCGGCGTAGGTACGGCGTTTTACGTCTCGATCTATGGAATTTTTTTAGCGCTTTGGTGGATATATTTTGAGAAAAAGGGCATTAGCAAATATGAGCGACTGCTCATCAAATACAAAAATTCCACTAAAAATTTTTTCTGGAACAAAGACGAAATAACACAGGGCTATCTGAGTGAAATTTTAAACGCTAATTCTGAAATTTCGCGCTCGTTTGCAATGATGAGCTCTACGAATTTTACCGAAAGACTAAACCGCCTAATTGATGAAAAAATCGGCGCTTTTGAAAGCGTGATGGAAGCCGAGAAGCGAAGTATGGCGATTACACAAGAAGAGCTTGAAAAAGCAGGAGAGATGATCCAAAGGACAAATCTCGCTCACGGTGAGCTAGATAAGAGCTTCGCTCAAATTTTATCTGCGCTTAAGTCCGTGTCTGCAAGCCTAATCGAAATTCAAAATGGAATTTCCGCGCAGTATCTAAGCCAGTCTAAGGCTTTAACGGACGGGCAAGGCGAGCTGGCTAACGTTACGAGTGCATTAAGCGCTCAAATCAAGAGCCTAAATGCCTCCTTAGGCGGGTTTGCGGGCGAAATTTCAAGTTCGCAGAATGCTTACGCTGCTAAAATTGACGCTAGCTTTAAGGGGCTAAGCGCGGATTTGAAGGCACTTTTAGCTGGAGAGGACACTGCGCGGACGAGCAACGAAAGCATCATCGAAGAGCTTCGAAAAACGCTTGCGAGCATCGATGAAAAAGCACTTTTAGATGAAAACGAATAACGAAGAAAAAGAGACCTTTTGGATCGCGTATGCCGATTTGATGGCGGGGCTGCTTTTTGTTTTCGTGCTTTTAGTAGGCGGCATCATCGTCAAATACTTCCTCACGCAAAGCAACCTGCAGGAGAAAGAAAGCCAAATTTCAAGCGCGCTAGCAAGCCTTCAAAGCCAGGAGAAAAAAAGCGCCGAGCTTGAGGCGCTGAATAAAATTTTTAGCGACCAGCTCGAGAAGCTAAACATCGAAAACACCGACCTTCGCAAGCAAAATTCCATCTATTTCATACAGATCGAAGATCTAACCGAGATGGCGGAAAAGCTGAAAAAAGAAAATTTAGACATCAACTCGCTTCTGCAAAAAGCGCGCGAGGACGCCAACGCTACGATCAGCCAAAACGAACTTAAAATCGCCTTTTTGCTTGATCAGCTCACGAAGAAGGAGAGCGATTTTAATAAAATTTTACAAGACCTCAACGTCACGAAAAACCGCATCCGTAACCTAACCGGAATGAAGGTTAAGATCATCGCCGATCTGAAGGAGAAGCTGGGCGGCAAGATCCGCATCGATAACGAAAGCGGCGCGATGACGCTAAGCTCGTCGATCCTTTTCGACAAGGGCTCAAGCGAGCTGAAAGAGGGCGCCAAAGAGACGCTCCGCTCGACGCTACAGAGCTATTTCGCTGCGCTTTTGAATAACGACGAAATTCGCGAAAATTTAGATCAGATCATCATCGAAGGGCACACGGACAGCGACGGCGGGTATTTGTACAACCTTGAGCTCTCGCAAAATAGGGCGTTTGCCGTGATGGATTTCATCAACTCGTGGAATAAAGATGAGCGGCTGCAAAAATATCTCATCGCCAGCGGTCGCAGCTACACGCAGCCCGTGATGCGCAGAGGCGTCGAGGACAAGGACGCCAGCCGCCGCATCGAGATAAAATTTACCCTTTCAAACAAAGAGGCGATGGATGAGATCAGGAAATTTTTGCAGTTCGACGCGAACGCTACGAATTAGCGGCTCGCCTTTAACGGCTCGCTCGAAATTTTAGCCCGCAAAGGGGAGGCTTAAAATTTTAAAATTCTTAAAGAATTAACGGCTCATCTGAAATTTTAACGGCGGCGAAACGCATCCTTTTATTTTGGCGCAAATATCGTAAATAGCGCGCGCTAAATTTTACGCAGCGCCTACGCAGCGCCTACGCAGCATCTGCCGCGGCAAAAAGAGTTTAAATTTAGACTCGCGCATTTTGACGCGCTTTTAGTACCGCCGCGCGGATAATATAGTCTAAATTTATACTTTTAATTTAAGCCACAAATTTAAGCGAACTTCGCGAGCGGCTTCAAATTTAAATGAATTAAAATCCTTGCTCGTTTAATTTTTTATAGGTGTAGCAACTACGCTTGATCCCTAGATTGCAGGCTTTACCATAGTATTTTTTCGCCATACTCTTATCTTTTTTTACCCCTTTGCCAGATTCATATAAATATCCAAGATTATTGCACCCTTCGGCAATTTCTAAATCACAAGCCTTGGAAAATAATTTATTTGCTATTCGGTAATCTTGTTTTACACCTTTACCAGATTCATATAGATGTCCGAGGCCATCACACCCTTCACCGGCTTCTAAATCACAAGCCTTAGAAAACAATTCGCTCGCTTTTTCGTAATCTTGCTTTGTGCCTGCGCCTGAATAATATAAAAATCCAAGATTATGACATCCTATACCATATTCTAAATCACAAGCTTTGGAATATAGTTCACTTGCTTTTTTATAGTCTTGGTTTACACCGTAGCCTGAATGATATAAAAATCCTAGATTGTAGCACCCTTCGGCAATTTCTAAATCACAAGCCTTGGAAAATAATTTATTTGCTATTTGGTAATCTTGTTTTACACCTTCTCCCTGTTCATATAAAGCTCCTAAGTTGACACACCCTAGTCCATCTCCAAGATTGCAAGCTTTAGAATACAGGTCTTTTGCTTTTTCAAAGTCTTGTTTTACACCTTTACCAGACTCATATAGAACCCCGAGACTATTGCAACCTTCACCGACATCCAAATCGCAAGCCTTAGAATATAGTTCATTTGCTTTGTTATGGTTTTGCTCTATGACTTTCCCTTGCTCATATAAAACTCCTAGATCGCTACATCCTAGCCCGTTTCCCAAATCGCAAGCTTTGGAATATAGTTCACTTGCTTTCTTGTAGTCCTGTTTTGCACTTTCGCTGGAACTATACAAAACTCCTAGACTATAGCATCCTGTGCTATGCCCTAAATCGCAAGCTCTAGAATATAAATTTATTGCTTTTTCAAAGTCTTGTTCTATGCCTTCGCCTGAGGCATACCAAAACCCTAGAGCATAGCATCCTATGCTATATCCTAAATCACAAGTCCTAGAAAACAATTCATTTGCTTTCTTATAGTCCTGCTTTGTATGATTACCCAAATAGTATGAAGCTCCAAGATTGTAACATCCTTCGGCAACTTCTAAATCGCAAGCTTTAGAATAGAATTGATCCGCTTTTTGGTAGCTTTGTTTTACGCCTTCCCCTTTTTCATATAAAATTCCAAGATTATGGCAGCTTTCGCCATGTTTTAAATCGCAAGCTTTCAAATATAGCTCGCTTGCTTTTTTATAATCCTGTTTTGCGCCTTCGCCCGAGGCATATAAAAGCCCGAGATTGTAGCATCCGCGGCCTTCTTGCAAATCGCAAGCTTTGGAAAGCAGTTCGGTTGCTTTTTTGTAATCTTGCTTTACTCCTTTGCCTGAGTAGTATAAAACACCCAGATTGCCGCAAGCTATGCTATTTTTTAAGTCGCAGGCTTTAGAATATAGTTCAGTTGCTTTTTTATAATCTTGCTCCGCGCCCTTGCCGTATTCATATGACGCCCCTAAGGTGGTACAACCCCAGCCGTCGCCCAAATTACAGGCTTTGGAGTTTAGCTCCTTAGATTTTTCATAATCCTGCTTCACACCATCCCCTGAATAGTATGCCATGGCGAGATTTACGCATGCTAAGGTGTTGTTATTATCGCATTTGCTTCGCAACTTGCTTATACCGGGATCCTCTTGTTCCGTCGATGACAAAGCTGTGGCTTCTGCTAGCGATAAAACCGCCGTGGCGATCAGCGCCAAAAATATCTTTTTCATACATCGCTCCGTTTAAAATTTTGGCTATTTTATTTCATTTTCGCTTAATCTTTTGAAAATCGGTGAGCTGTAAATTTACGCAGTCGTAAGCTTAAAGGCAAAATTTAGCAAAAAGCGTTAAAATTCCAAGCAAAACAAGGAGCGAAAATGAAAATTTTAAGAAGCACGGACGCAAATTTCAAAGAGGAATTTGCGAGGTTGGTGCGCCGCGGCGAGACAGATATGAGATCGGTAACGCCCGTTGTTAGCGGCATCATCGAGGAGATCAGAGCGCGCGGCGATGAGGCGCTAGTTGAACAGATTGAGAAATTTGATAGATGGCGCGTACAGGGCGATTTGGCTATCACGCAAGAGCAGATGAGCCGTGCATATGAAGGCTTAACTGCAGAGCTAAAAAATGCGCTTCAGATCGCATACGAGCGCATCTACGCCTATCACGAAAAGCAGCTTGAGAGAAGCTGGTTTAGCTTCGATCCAAGCGGCGCGATGCTTGGGCAACAGATTACGCCGGTAGATCGCGCGGGGCTGTATATCCCGGGCGGTAAGGCGGCGTATCCGAGCTCGCTTCTTATGAATGCGATCCCAGCAATCGTCGCGGGCGTGGAGGATATCAGCGTCTGCACCCCTGCCGTGGGCGATGTCGTAAACGAGCTACTGCTTGCGGCGATGCATGTACTGGGGATCAAAAAAGCCTACAAGGTGGGCGGCGCCAGCGCGATCGCGGCGATGGCATACGGCACACGCACGATCGGTAAGGTCGACGTCATCACGGGCCCCGGGAATATCTTCGTCGCAACCGCTAAAAAGCTCGTATTCGGCGACGTAAATATCGATATGATCGCGGGCCCTAGCGAAGTGGGTATCATCGCAAACGCCGCGGCAAATCCGCGCAACATCGCCGTGGATCTACTCAGCCAAGCCGAGCACGACGAGATCGCGAGCAGCTTTTTGATAAGCGACGATGAAAAATTCGCTCTTGCCGTTGCAGAGCACATCGAGCGCGAGCTTCCTACGCTCGCGCGTGAGCCGATCGCCCGCGCCAGCGTGCAAAACAAAGGCGCGATCATCATCGCGCGCGATATGAACGAATGCGTGGAGCTGATGAACGAGCTTGCAGTCGAGCACCTCGAGATCGCGACCGAGAACGCCTACGAGCTGCTTCCGCGCATACGCCACGCAGGCGCGATATTTTTGGGTCACTACACGCCAGAAGCGATGGGCGATTACCTAGCAGGTCCCAACCATACGCTGCCGACCGGCGGAAGTGCGCGATTTTTCTCGCCTCTGGGGGTTTATAACTTCATCAAACGAAGCTCGATCATAGCGCTAAATAAGTGCGCCATAGACGAGCTAGGCGGCGCGTGCATGGCGCTAGCAGATGCCGAAGGGCTGGGCGCGCACAAAAAATCGGTGCAGATTAGATTTGAGGAGAAGTGATTTTGCAGCGGTAGCGAAATTGCGAAATGAAATTTTAAAAAAGCGGCTCAGGGCTTAAAATTTGCCCGCATGTAGCTTAAAGCGGTTCGCATGCAGCTTAAAAATTGCGAAGCGAAATTTTAAAAAGCACCGGCGGCAGTTGCGAAACCAAGAGCTTAAATTTTAAAATTTAAAGACAAGTTAAATTTTAAAAAACGTAAGCGTCGCGGCGAGAGTAAAATTTTAAAATTTCAAAAGCGCTATAAATTTAAAAAAACGGTCGTATTTGATTAAAATTTAAGGCAAATTTACTAAGCGAAATGATATACTTTCGCTGATTTTTTACAAGGAGAGAAAAATGAAAAAATCACTTTTAGTTTTGGCTAGTTTTGGCTTTGCGCTAAGTCTTAGCGCCGCAGATCTTTCAGATAGCTGCAAAGAGTATTTCGCAGATCTTGATAAGATGGTCGATACCTACAAACAAGCCGGTCAAGAGCAGCAGGTCAAGATGTATGAGGATCAAAAAAAGCAGTCTATGGATCAGATCAGCGCGCTTCCTAAGGAGCAGCAAGAGGCCACTTGCAAGCAAGCTAAAGAAATGTTTAAGCAGATGATGGATCAGATGAAACAACAAGGCGTTATGAAATAAATACCTTCGCGGGCACGATGATGCCTTCTTCAGTCGCGGCGATGCGATATCGTCGCGATTAATTCTTTTTAAACTCACACTTTTATTTTAAAAATTTTTAAATTTTAAAATTTGGATGTTTTATCCTCGTTGCTTTCAGGGCGCACTAAGAATTTCAGATTTTGATATTTAGCTTGTTGCAGGAAGTCAAAACCAATAAAGCGCTCGCCGTCGTTAAAATGCTCCGTAAGGCGATGCATCTTGGCATGGTGCCTGCAGCGCACTTAAGATTTACGAGCCGTTTTGGCGCGGCTCGAAACAGCGCCTCATCAATGTGACGAATTCAAGGCTCGGTTTAAGCGTTATTTTATCGCGATTTGAAATAGCCGTGGCTCATAGATAGAGCGAATTCACGTCTCAGTTTACGGCTCTGCCTATGAAATTTACGGCCAAAAACATCTCGCAAAATCGCCTCGGATTTTAATCCTTAGTAACGATCGCGCCGTTTTTTATTTCGTGCACGCAGGTATTTCCGTGCAGCTCCTTACCGGCATCTAAAGTATAGTAGTGCGTTGTTACTGTGCAGCGTAAATTGGCGTCGATAACAAACTCCTGCTTGGCGCGCATCGGCGGCTTGCTTTTACCGCAGTGCACGTAATCGGCGTAAATTTCGCGACAATCGCTTATGCGAAATGCGTCGTTTAAAAGGCACATAAAAACGTATTCGTGCCCGCGTTCGCTATCTTGAAAATCCATCAGATAAAGCCTTAGCAGAATTGTTTTAGCGCTCTTTTCGGGCAAACGACAAGCTCTTATGTCTTTGATCCTCTTCCGATACGCGCTTAGATTGTCGATTAAAAAATTCTTCTTTGCGAACGAAAACAGCTCATTTTTATCAAGTAAATTTTTATCGATAGCCGCTAAGGGCGAAATTTCTCCCGGATAGCGCATTGGCAGTTGCGCGATCGGTAGATCGTCGTAAATATATTTCATACTCTGATAAATCTCTAGCCGCGGCGCATCGTCTCCCTTAGCCGCGGCATTTTCCATGCCGCATAGCGCAAGTAGGCACAGCAAAGATATCCACACCTTCTTCATAGCATTCCCCCTTGTTTCGGTCGTGATCCCTTTTCTCCTAATCATACTGCAAATTTTAAAGCCTTAATATGAAGAAAAAGATCAAAAATCAAAGCGCCGCTTTTACAGCCATCCTTAGCCGTCTTTTTTTCTATTCTGCCCTTGCTTTTGGGCCAATTTAATCCGAGTCCTCTTGTTCTTGTGTGAAACGGACGATGCGCGGCTATTCGCCTTCCGTAGCCTTTTCGGTGAAGCTAACAATGTGCGGAGCTGCGATGCGCGCGTAATCCTGTGCGTTTAGGATGATCGAGTGATCGAGCAAGCCCGCGTTGAAAGCGATCTCTTCAAAGCGTCCGAACAGCGACGGATCGGCGATTAGCAG
This window harbors:
- a CDS encoding endonuclease III domain-containing protein — encoded protein: MRSKKDILEIKKRILQNFAEERSELKFKDNYQLLVCVMLSAQCTDKRVNLITPRFFAEFPSVAELAKANLASVKLLISSCNFYNNKAVNLIKMAQAVVRDFDGVVPLDEAGLKSLAGVGQKTAHVVLLEGAGANVMAVDTHVFRVAHRLGLSRAKTPELTERDLSEAFKTDLGKLHQGMVLFGRYTCKAIKPNCKECFLNELCSSKDKNFP
- a CDS encoding peptidylprolyl isomerase codes for the protein MKKVLFTALSLAAAISLNATVYATVNGKDVTEKELAPLLQGIGNVDIAALNAEQKKELIDKGIDLMLLTDEAKKSGVMDEDVYKKELEIVKDNLALRVWQAKEASKINIDDKEIADFYNKNKARFTEPARIKAAQIVVKTEAEANDIIKQLKGLSDSALFTKFAELAKAKSIDPQAKQTSGELGWMPSDQVKPFADAISKIKDGQITTKAIRSRVGYHVVLKEESQAKKQLSQSEAKPFIERVLRQQKAAKVVEQKAADLHKNAKIEYK
- the fbaA gene encoding class II fructose-bisphosphate aldolase, giving the protein MGVLDIVKPGVLSGDDVSKVYAYAKQQGFAIPAVNVVGSNSINAVLESAKIANSPVIIQFSNGGAAFYAGAACPNAAVLGAIAGAHQVHALAAHYGVAVILHTDHAARKLLPWIDELIKANTTHKKAHGVPLFSSHMLDLSEDDLELNLATCEKYLEILSDLGISLEIELGVTGGEEDGVDNTGVDNTRLYTQPADVALAYERLGKISDRFSIAASFGNVHGVYKPGNVVLRPEILKNSQKFVREKFNLQSEKPVNFVFHGGSGSETSDIKAAVSYGVVKMNIDTDTQWAFWDGVRAYEAKNRGYLQAQIGNPEGEDKPNKKFYDPRKWLRAGEQSMVARLQVAFDNLNCLNRN
- a CDS encoding MotA/TolQ/ExbB proton channel family protein; amino-acid sequence: MDRPNNEVLDITLPEAKERSLAGVFFKIAALPIAVFVVFLLGYLGLIGLKVETHSILMLAVLLIIALILARHNAEYGCLNFQNNIDDFKRELKNYIVANLLSIGGKKKSDASFDLFVDEYGYSLRNQNYASVASAVFPMLGILGTFISIAISMPHFSSNNIDGLETEIAQLLGGVGTAFYVSIYGIFLALWWIYFEKKGISKYERLLIKYKNSTKNFFWNKDEITQGYLSEILNANSEISRSFAMMSSTNFTERLNRLIDEKIGAFESVMEAEKRSMAITQEELEKAGEMIQRTNLAHGELDKSFAQILSALKSVSASLIEIQNGISAQYLSQSKALTDGQGELANVTSALSAQIKSLNASLGGFAGEISSSQNAYAAKIDASFKGLSADLKALLAGEDTARTSNESIIEELRKTLASIDEKALLDENE
- a CDS encoding OmpA family protein, which encodes MKTNNEEKETFWIAYADLMAGLLFVFVLLVGGIIVKYFLTQSNLQEKESQISSALASLQSQEKKSAELEALNKIFSDQLEKLNIENTDLRKQNSIYFIQIEDLTEMAEKLKKENLDINSLLQKAREDANATISQNELKIAFLLDQLTKKESDFNKILQDLNVTKNRIRNLTGMKVKIIADLKEKLGGKIRIDNESGAMTLSSSILFDKGSSELKEGAKETLRSTLQSYFAALLNNDEIRENLDQIIIEGHTDSDGGYLYNLELSQNRAFAVMDFINSWNKDERLQKYLIASGRSYTQPVMRRGVEDKDASRRIEIKFTLSNKEAMDEIRKFLQFDANATN
- a CDS encoding SEL1-like repeat protein, which codes for MKKIFLALIATAVLSLAEATALSSTEQEDPGISKLRSKCDNNNTLACVNLAMAYYSGDGVKQDYEKSKELNSKACNLGDGWGCTTLGASYEYGKGAEQDYKKATELYSKACDLKNSIACGNLGVLYYSGKGVKQDYKKATELLSKACDLQEGRGCYNLGLLYASGEGAKQDYKKASELYLKACDLKHGESCHNLGILYEKGEGVKQSYQKADQFYSKACDLEVAEGCYNLGASYYLGNHTKQDYKKANELFSRTCDLGYSIGCYALGFWYASGEGIEQDFEKAINLYSRACDLGHSTGCYSLGVLYSSSESAKQDYKKASELYSKACDLGNGLGCSDLGVLYEQGKVIEQNHNKANELYSKACDLDVGEGCNSLGVLYESGKGVKQDFEKAKDLYSKACNLGDGLGCVNLGALYEQGEGVKQDYQIANKLFSKACDLEIAEGCYNLGFLYHSGYGVNQDYKKASELYSKACDLEYGIGCHNLGFLYYSGAGTKQDYEKASELFSKACDLEAGEGCDGLGHLYESGKGVKQDYRIANKLFSKACDLEIAEGCNNLGYLYESGKGVKKDKSMAKKYYGKACNLGIKRSCYTYKKLNEQGF
- the hisD gene encoding histidinol dehydrogenase encodes the protein MKILRSTDANFKEEFARLVRRGETDMRSVTPVVSGIIEEIRARGDEALVEQIEKFDRWRVQGDLAITQEQMSRAYEGLTAELKNALQIAYERIYAYHEKQLERSWFSFDPSGAMLGQQITPVDRAGLYIPGGKAAYPSSLLMNAIPAIVAGVEDISVCTPAVGDVVNELLLAAMHVLGIKKAYKVGGASAIAAMAYGTRTIGKVDVITGPGNIFVATAKKLVFGDVNIDMIAGPSEVGIIANAAANPRNIAVDLLSQAEHDEIASSFLISDDEKFALAVAEHIERELPTLAREPIARASVQNKGAIIIARDMNECVELMNELAVEHLEIATENAYELLPRIRHAGAIFLGHYTPEAMGDYLAGPNHTLPTGGSARFFSPLGVYNFIKRSSIIALNKCAIDELGGACMALADAEGLGAHKKSVQIRFEEK
- a CDS encoding DUF5339 domain-containing protein, whose translation is MKKSLLVLASFGFALSLSAADLSDSCKEYFADLDKMVDTYKQAGQEQQVKMYEDQKKQSMDQISALPKEQQEATCKQAKEMFKQMMDQMKQQGVMK